Proteins encoded within one genomic window of Coraliomargarita sinensis:
- a CDS encoding PAS domain-containing protein, which yields MDTEDHGQHELKLIQSLDELKTLDLDKVCHAILLDIRSGYDEAIKSIKWIGELQSQVALICLCSNHDQLKAYKSVMHLIDDYILADTLPHGELCVRISHAIRRRLKEHELLHEQDLLHSLMENIPDVIYFKDRESRFTKVNKAMAASYGQNVDSMIGKNDFDLFTEEHALPAYQDEQRIMETGEPIIGKIEKETFVDGTTKWVNTTKVPLRDKYGRIIGTMGISRNISDLKRAQDTLTEEHRLLSTILNNIPDRIFVKDREGKYIVSNRLHLKFLGASDEEDVIGTTLYDHFPKERAEKYFNEDMEIIRSGIGLINSEESRENPDGSIIWYLTSKVPLIDETGKCVGIVGISRDISAQKHNEEQLRNTIEVLNDTQLQLIEAEKLKTVGRLAAGVAHEVKNPLNVVSLGAEYLETKVTEPQELIDIIKDMKQAVEKANTVIYQLLDYSSPHEVTTGPQNINTIIREVLALMRHNFNEAHIEVMTDLAGDLPMIAVDGQKMEQVFINLFLNAIGAMKKGGTLSVRSYLQQMTNTGSNVSSQMTELFKVGEHFVTIEVADTGQGITNQSADKLFDPFFSTKSTGEGTGLGLSVTRSIVEMHRGIITLDNRRDVPGACATLHFPVSPDPHA from the coding sequence ATTCTACTGGATATCCGGTCTGGGTATGACGAGGCCATTAAATCGATCAAGTGGATCGGCGAGTTGCAAAGCCAGGTCGCGCTGATCTGCCTCTGCTCCAATCACGATCAGCTCAAAGCCTATAAGTCGGTCATGCATTTGATCGATGACTACATCCTGGCCGACACCCTGCCGCACGGAGAGCTCTGCGTACGTATTAGCCATGCGATCAGAAGGCGCCTGAAAGAACATGAGCTACTTCACGAGCAGGATCTACTCCATTCCCTTATGGAGAACATCCCCGATGTGATTTACTTCAAGGACCGTGAGAGCCGGTTCACAAAAGTCAACAAGGCCATGGCCGCCAGCTACGGCCAGAACGTGGACAGCATGATCGGCAAGAATGACTTCGACCTGTTTACAGAGGAACACGCCCTCCCAGCCTACCAGGACGAACAACGCATCATGGAAACAGGTGAGCCTATCATCGGTAAGATCGAAAAGGAAACTTTTGTCGATGGCACGACCAAGTGGGTGAACACAACCAAGGTCCCCTTACGCGACAAATACGGACGGATTATCGGAACGATGGGGATTTCCCGGAATATCTCCGACCTGAAACGCGCTCAGGATACACTGACAGAAGAGCACCGCTTACTCAGCACCATACTCAATAACATACCGGACCGCATCTTCGTCAAAGACAGGGAGGGGAAATACATTGTGAGCAACCGTCTCCACCTGAAATTTTTGGGCGCGAGCGATGAGGAAGATGTTATCGGCACAACACTCTATGATCATTTCCCAAAGGAGCGGGCTGAAAAATACTTTAATGAGGATATGGAAATTATCCGTAGCGGTATCGGCCTCATCAATTCGGAAGAATCCCGGGAAAACCCGGATGGTAGCATCATTTGGTATCTGACCAGTAAAGTGCCTCTAATCGACGAGACAGGAAAATGCGTCGGCATTGTCGGTATTTCACGGGATATTAGCGCCCAGAAGCACAACGAAGAGCAGTTGCGCAATACCATCGAGGTGCTGAACGATACGCAACTGCAACTGATCGAGGCGGAAAAGTTAAAGACTGTGGGCAGGCTCGCTGCCGGCGTCGCTCATGAGGTCAAAAACCCCCTGAACGTCGTCAGTCTGGGGGCCGAATACCTCGAAACAAAAGTAACGGAGCCTCAGGAACTGATCGACATTATCAAAGACATGAAACAGGCGGTGGAAAAAGCGAATACCGTCATCTATCAACTACTCGATTACTCCTCGCCCCATGAGGTCACCACCGGCCCCCAAAATATAAACACCATCATTCGGGAGGTGCTGGCATTGATGCGTCATAATTTCAATGAAGCCCATATCGAAGTCATGACCGATTTGGCCGGCGACCTACCGATGATCGCCGTCGACGGGCAGAAAATGGAACAAGTCTTTATCAACCTCTTCCTCAATGCCATTGGAGCCATGAAAAAAGGTGGCACACTGAGCGTGCGCAGCTACTTGCAGCAAATGACGAACACCGGCTCAAATGTGTCCAGCCAGATGACAGAGCTCTTCAAAGTCGGCGAACACTTCGTCACCATTGAGGTTGCCGATACCGGGCAAGGCATCACGAATCAATCCGCGGATAAGCTGTTTGACCCCTTCTTCTCCACCAAGTCCACCGGAGAAGGCACAGGACTGGGACTCTCTGTCACACGAAGTATTGTTGAAATGCACCGGGGAATCATTACTTTAGATAATCGAAGAGACGTCCCCGGCGCCTGCGCCACCCTACACTTCCCCGTTAGCCCAGACCCCCATGCATAA